A genomic segment from uncultured Erythrobacter sp. encodes:
- the glmS gene encoding glutamine--fructose-6-phosphate transaminase (isomerizing), with protein MCGIIGIVGSASVADRLVDGLKRMEYRGYDSSGICTLHDGALVRRRAEGRLGNLVKVLASDPAPGDVGIAHTRWATHGAPTAANAHPHATAEVAIVHNGIIENFKELRAELAAKGRVFESETDSEVVAHLISAEVEAGADPVAAVRAVLPRLRGAFALAIAFRAHPELLIGARLGSPLVLGYGPEGEGAEMYLGSDALALAPLTQRITYLEEGDWVVLRRDGAQIYDVQNTPVTREIRPSGASAAAVEKGNYRHFMQKEIFEQPTVVAQTLASYLRRSDNSVALPQIDFDLSSIRRLTIVACGTSYYAGMVAKYWFEQFARVPVDIDVASEFRYRDPVLEEGGLALFISQSGETADTLAALRHCKANGQTIGVVVNVPTSTMAREADLLLPTHAGPEIGVASTKAFTCQLAVLAALAAHMAVKKGRLSRDQESDIVRHLLEAPAALNAALNHDDDIAAMAHLIAPARDVLYLGRGQDYPLALEGALKLKEISYIHAEGYAAGEMKHGPIALIDDAVPVVVIAPSGPLFEKTVSNMEEVRARGGQVVLISDAKGIAEAGEGCIATIEMPVVHPLIVPMVYAVPVQLLAYHVAVVKGTDVDQPRNLAKSVTVE; from the coding sequence ATGTGCGGCATTATCGGGATCGTGGGAAGTGCCAGCGTCGCTGACCGGCTGGTCGACGGGCTGAAGCGGATGGAATACCGTGGCTATGACAGCTCCGGGATTTGCACACTGCATGACGGCGCCCTCGTGCGCCGGCGGGCGGAGGGGCGGCTTGGTAATCTGGTGAAAGTGCTCGCTAGCGATCCGGCACCCGGCGACGTCGGCATAGCGCACACCCGCTGGGCAACTCACGGTGCGCCGACTGCGGCCAATGCCCACCCGCACGCGACCGCCGAAGTCGCGATCGTGCACAACGGCATCATCGAAAACTTCAAGGAATTGCGCGCGGAACTCGCTGCAAAGGGCCGCGTGTTCGAGAGCGAGACCGATAGCGAAGTCGTTGCACATCTGATTTCGGCAGAAGTCGAAGCTGGGGCCGATCCGGTCGCCGCGGTGCGCGCCGTGTTGCCGCGCCTGCGCGGTGCCTTTGCCTTGGCGATTGCGTTCCGTGCGCACCCTGAGTTGCTGATCGGCGCGCGATTGGGTTCACCGCTGGTGCTGGGCTATGGGCCGGAAGGCGAGGGCGCAGAGATGTATCTCGGTTCTGACGCGCTGGCGCTCGCCCCGTTGACGCAGCGTATCACCTATCTCGAAGAAGGTGACTGGGTGGTGCTGCGGCGCGACGGTGCGCAAATCTATGACGTCCAGAACACCCCAGTCACCCGCGAAATCCGCCCCTCGGGCGCTTCGGCGGCGGCGGTGGAGAAGGGCAATTACCGCCACTTCATGCAGAAGGAGATCTTCGAGCAGCCCACCGTGGTGGCGCAAACGCTCGCTTCCTATCTGCGGCGCTCGGACAATTCCGTGGCGCTGCCGCAGATCGACTTCGATTTGTCGAGCATCCGCCGCCTGACCATCGTGGCCTGCGGCACATCCTACTACGCCGGAATGGTGGCGAAGTACTGGTTCGAGCAATTTGCCCGCGTCCCGGTCGACATCGATGTCGCGTCTGAATTCCGTTACCGTGACCCGGTGCTGGAAGAAGGCGGGCTGGCGCTGTTTATCTCGCAGAGCGGAGAAACGGCGGACACGCTGGCCGCGTTGCGTCACTGCAAAGCCAATGGGCAGACCATCGGCGTGGTCGTCAACGTTCCGACCAGCACGATGGCGCGCGAGGCTGACTTGCTGCTGCCGACCCACGCCGGTCCGGAAATCGGGGTCGCCTCGACCAAGGCCTTCACCTGCCAGTTGGCCGTACTTGCCGCGCTGGCGGCGCACATGGCGGTGAAGAAGGGACGTCTCAGCCGTGATCAGGAATCCGACATCGTGCGCCATCTGCTGGAAGCGCCTGCTGCGCTCAATGCGGCGCTAAATCATGATGACGATATTGCCGCAATGGCGCACCTGATCGCCCCGGCGCGGGATGTGCTCTATCTGGGGCGCGGCCAGGACTATCCGCTGGCATTGGAAGGCGCGCTGAAGCTCAAGGAAATCAGCTACATCCATGCTGAAGGCTATGCGGCGGGCGAAATGAAGCACGGGCCGATCGCGCTGATCGACGATGCGGTGCCCGTGGTGGTGATCGCGCCTTCGGGCCCGCTGTTCGAAAAGACCGTCTCCAACATGGAAGAGGTGCGCGCGCGCGGCGGGCAGGTGGTGCTGATCTCTGACGCCAAGGGCATTGCCGAGGCGGGCGAGGGCTGCATCGCCACGATCGAGATGCCTGTCGTCCACCCGCTGATCGTGCCGATGGTCTATGCCGTTCCGGTGCAGCTGCTCGCCTACCATGTGGCAGTGGTCAAAGGCACGGATGTCGACCAGCCCCGCAACCTCGCCAAATCGGTGACCGTCGAATAG